The following proteins are encoded in a genomic region of Nocardioides renjunii:
- a CDS encoding cupin domain-containing protein yields the protein MLSLAHVDHLLTETAIRAPAVRVARNGSVLPESAFTRGGSLAGKPLTGLVDPVKLMGLHDEGATIVLQGLQRYWTPVGDLVAELELELGHPCQANAYLTPPGAQGFAVHSDSHDVFVLQTHGTKLWEIHGDGGPGELLLEPGVVAYLPTGTPHAARAQEEVSLHLTIGINQLTWRSLLTREVGRLLAQVPDEHLPAGYLDDPSRLADGLTDRLTSLTDAVRRLDSAVLATDQATGFLSSRPPRVAGALLDRAALGTIDADTRLRRRRGHPCELIDDGDSVRVLLGDRVLRVPARVRPALEHVAAHAELSPGVLTMLDAGSALVLCRRLVREGLLEVVR from the coding sequence GTGCTCTCGCTGGCGCACGTCGACCACCTGCTCACCGAGACCGCCATCCGCGCGCCGGCGGTGCGCGTGGCCCGCAACGGCTCGGTGCTGCCCGAGTCGGCCTTCACGCGCGGCGGCAGCCTGGCGGGCAAGCCGCTCACCGGCCTCGTCGACCCCGTGAAGCTGATGGGGCTGCACGACGAGGGCGCGACGATCGTGCTGCAGGGGCTGCAGCGCTACTGGACGCCCGTGGGCGACCTCGTCGCCGAGCTCGAGCTCGAGCTGGGCCACCCGTGCCAGGCCAACGCCTACCTGACCCCGCCCGGTGCGCAGGGCTTCGCGGTCCACTCCGACTCCCACGACGTCTTCGTCCTGCAGACCCACGGCACCAAGCTCTGGGAGATCCACGGCGACGGTGGTCCGGGCGAGCTGCTGCTCGAGCCCGGCGTGGTGGCCTACCTCCCCACGGGCACGCCGCACGCCGCCCGCGCGCAGGAGGAGGTCTCCCTCCACCTGACCATCGGGATCAACCAGCTCACGTGGCGCAGCCTGCTGACCCGCGAGGTCGGCCGCCTGCTCGCCCAGGTCCCCGACGAGCACCTGCCGGCCGGCTACCTCGACGACCCGTCCCGGCTGGCCGACGGCCTGACCGACCGGCTCACCTCCCTCACCGACGCCGTACGACGTCTCGATTCCGCGGTGCTGGCCACCGACCAGGCGACCGGGTTCCTCAGCAGCCGCCCGCCCCGCGTGGCGGGGGCCCTGCTGGACCGCGCCGCCCTGGGCACGATCGACGCCGACACCCGGCTGCGACGGCGCCGGGGGCACCCTTGCGAGCTGATCGACGACGGCGACAGCGTCCGGGTCCTGCTCGGCGACCGGGTCCTGCGCGTCCCGGCCCGCGTGCGTCCCGCGCTGGAGCACGTCGCCGCGCACGCCGAGCTCAGCCCCGGTGTGCTCACCATGCTCGACGCCGGGAGCGCCCTGGTCCTCTGCCGGCGCCTGGTGCGGGAAGGGCTGCTCGAGGTCGTCCGGTGA
- a CDS encoding MFS transporter, with protein sequence MSSPGDAAFRFRDIWVVAYGPSIVSAIGHGAMLPVLAVRARDLGADVSTAAAIVAMTGVGMLLASLPAGALVARIGERRALVGAGLVDAVAMAGIALTDSVLGLAVGVLLSGVCWTLFLIARQGFMIDVVPTTHRARAMSLLGGSYRVGVLIGPLIGAGLIRVSDLTSVFWLGAAMSVTASCLAATMPDLGEEKRAAARASGHLGVWTVIAAHRRVLATVGTAVVILGTSRSLRLSLLPLWADHLGLSASTISLIFAGAAAIDVAFIWPGGWLMDTRGRMVVAVPVVLSMGIACLLLPLATDAVSVALVMALIACGNGLGSGIVMTLGADSAPDAGRSQFLGAWRLCGDIGNTGGPLLVSAVAAVAPLATACLVVGVLGIVGAGWVGYWTRRVDLARTAELTRR encoded by the coding sequence GTGAGCAGCCCGGGGGACGCAGCGTTCCGCTTCCGCGACATCTGGGTGGTCGCGTACGGCCCCTCGATCGTCTCCGCCATCGGGCACGGCGCCATGCTGCCGGTGCTCGCGGTCCGGGCCCGCGACCTCGGCGCCGACGTCAGCACGGCGGCCGCGATCGTGGCCATGACGGGCGTCGGGATGCTCCTGGCCAGCCTGCCGGCCGGGGCGCTCGTGGCCCGGATCGGCGAGCGGCGCGCGCTGGTCGGGGCCGGGCTCGTGGACGCGGTGGCGATGGCGGGGATCGCGCTCACCGACTCGGTCCTCGGCCTCGCGGTCGGCGTCCTGCTGAGCGGCGTGTGCTGGACGCTGTTCCTCATCGCGCGCCAGGGCTTCATGATCGACGTCGTCCCGACCACCCACCGGGCCCGCGCGATGTCGCTGCTGGGCGGGTCCTACCGCGTCGGCGTGCTGATCGGGCCGCTGATCGGCGCCGGACTGATCCGGGTCAGCGACCTCACCAGCGTCTTCTGGCTCGGTGCCGCCATGTCCGTGACGGCGTCCTGCCTCGCCGCCACGATGCCCGACCTCGGGGAGGAGAAGCGCGCCGCGGCCCGCGCGAGCGGCCACCTCGGCGTGTGGACGGTCATCGCCGCGCACCGCCGCGTGCTGGCGACCGTCGGCACCGCGGTGGTCATCCTCGGCACGAGCCGCTCGCTCCGGCTCAGCCTCCTCCCCCTGTGGGCCGACCACCTCGGGCTGTCCGCCTCCACGATCTCGCTGATCTTCGCCGGGGCCGCCGCGATCGACGTCGCCTTCATCTGGCCCGGCGGGTGGCTGATGGACACCCGCGGGCGGATGGTCGTGGCCGTGCCGGTCGTGCTGTCCATGGGCATCGCGTGCCTGCTGCTGCCGCTCGCGACCGACGCGGTCTCCGTGGCGCTGGTGATGGCGCTGATCGCGTGCGGCAACGGGCTGGGCTCCGGCATCGTGATGACGCTCGGCGCGGACTCCGCGCCGGACGCGGGCCGCTCCCAGTTCCTCGGCGCGTGGCGCCTGTGCGGCGACATCGGCAACACCGGCGGGCCGCTGCTCGTCAGCGCGGTGGCCGCGGTGGCGCCCCTGGCGACCGCCTGCCTCGTGGTCGGCGTGCTCGGGATCGTCGGTGCCGGCTGGGTCGGCTACTGGACCCGCCGGGTGGACCTGGCGAGGACCGCCGAGCTCACCCGACGGTGA
- a CDS encoding sucrase ferredoxin yields MPDFRCSSASVEDAEPIAGTAPTDTDILLVEAPGPWGRDAVTDNRLPGLVRDHLASLEAKVLLVRRCDGSAGPGTRVYRARATEGGYDVRTAVLDRPEDLLEPSLLRDPAALTAYDGPLWLVCTNGKRDRCCAEIGRPIAGRLTERWPEGTWETTHLGGHRFSGTLLALPSGLTLGRLDPDTALAVCEAVERGEVPVPWVRGRAGRSGTEQVRELHLIGGGHPEDEVVAVPGPARRQSCGDDKVKGTTRYEVRTA; encoded by the coding sequence ATGCCTGACTTCCGGTGCTCCTCGGCCAGCGTGGAGGACGCCGAGCCCATCGCCGGCACGGCGCCCACCGACACCGACATCCTGCTGGTCGAGGCACCCGGGCCGTGGGGACGCGACGCCGTCACCGACAACCGGCTCCCCGGACTGGTGCGCGACCACCTGGCCTCGCTCGAGGCCAAGGTCCTGCTGGTGCGCCGCTGCGACGGCAGCGCCGGCCCCGGCACGCGCGTCTACCGGGCGCGGGCGACCGAGGGCGGCTACGACGTCCGTACCGCGGTGCTCGACCGGCCCGAGGACCTCCTCGAGCCGTCCCTCCTGCGCGACCCCGCGGCCCTCACGGCGTACGACGGCCCGCTCTGGCTGGTCTGCACCAACGGCAAGCGCGACCGGTGCTGCGCCGAGATCGGCCGGCCGATCGCCGGACGGCTCACCGAGCGGTGGCCCGAGGGGACCTGGGAGACGACGCACCTGGGCGGGCACCGGTTCTCCGGCACGCTCCTGGCGCTCCCGAGCGGGTTGACCCTGGGCCGGTTGGACCCGGACACCGCGCTGGCCGTGTGCGAGGCGGTCGAGCGGGGCGAGGTCCCGGTGCCGTGGGTGCGTGGCCGCGCGGGCCGGTCCGGGACGGAGCAGGTGCGCGAGCTGCACCTCATCGGTGGCGGCCACCCCGAAGACGAGGTGGTGGCGGTGCCGGGCCCCGCACGCCGCCAGTCGTGTGGCGACGACAAGGTCAAGGGCACCACCCGCTACGAGGTCCGCACCGCCTGA
- a CDS encoding sucrase ferredoxin, with the protein MTAFRCAVASRARGDELAGTASTVRSWLLVERGGPWGSDALRDARLPEGVGAHLRDQARRHRVRVLLVRRPGRQQDGGTTRVFAARSAGAGSWLETAALDRVDDVADLDLAALGAGRSPGLEPQAAPVLAVCTHGRHDACCAELGRPLARALADGPHADQVWESSHVGGDRFAGNVVVLPRGLYYGGLDADTGPAVAAATASGELLLDHLRGRSDLPMAVQAADVALRRSLGLVGLDDVRVLGARADGDLTTTRLDAVGHGVRKVVVRRVLGEEPHLLTCSARGENAIPRHEVVEVRETA; encoded by the coding sequence GTGACCGCGTTCCGCTGTGCGGTCGCCAGTCGCGCCCGCGGCGACGAGCTGGCCGGCACCGCCTCGACGGTGCGGAGCTGGCTCCTGGTGGAGCGCGGCGGCCCGTGGGGCAGCGACGCCCTCCGCGACGCCCGCCTGCCCGAGGGTGTCGGAGCCCACCTGCGGGACCAGGCGCGCCGCCACCGGGTGCGGGTCCTGCTCGTCCGTCGCCCCGGCCGGCAGCAGGACGGCGGGACCACCCGCGTCTTCGCCGCCCGCTCAGCCGGAGCGGGCTCCTGGCTGGAGACGGCGGCGCTCGACCGGGTCGACGACGTCGCCGACCTCGACCTGGCCGCGCTCGGTGCCGGCCGCTCGCCGGGTCTCGAGCCCCAGGCTGCGCCGGTGCTCGCGGTGTGCACCCACGGCCGCCACGACGCCTGCTGCGCCGAGCTCGGCCGCCCCCTCGCGCGGGCACTGGCCGACGGCCCGCACGCCGACCAGGTCTGGGAGTCCTCGCACGTGGGAGGCGACCGGTTCGCCGGCAACGTCGTCGTGCTGCCGCGGGGCCTCTACTACGGCGGCCTGGACGCCGACACCGGACCCGCCGTCGCGGCAGCGACCGCGTCCGGCGAGCTCCTGCTCGACCACCTCCGCGGGCGCTCCGACCTGCCGATGGCCGTGCAGGCCGCCGACGTCGCGCTGCGCCGCTCGCTCGGGCTGGTCGGCCTCGACGACGTCCGTGTCCTCGGCGCCCGCGCCGACGGCGACCTGACGACGACCAGGCTCGACGCCGTCGGGCACGGGGTGCGGAAGGTCGTCGTACGCCGGGTGCTCGGTGAGGAGCCGCACCTGCTCACCTGCTCGGCCCGGGGCGAGAACGCGATCCCGCGGCACGAGGTCGTCGAGGTCCGCGAGACCGCCTGA